The following are from one region of the Ischnura elegans chromosome 12, ioIscEleg1.1, whole genome shotgun sequence genome:
- the LOC124169780 gene encoding uncharacterized protein LOC124169780 yields MGFRKAMKWLQPSNAMALASSALMMVLTTVLSARRRQDTSVDAEKVQHFTLKKQGGYNLDEAMYNVIPAEKAARKKTSKMEELYVLIQNWKKMGKPVILQEEHNVLLEKDVSLSSDDIMNGGLFLSESLECKFTK; encoded by the coding sequence ATGGGATTCCGGAAGGCGATGAAGTGGTTGCAGCCCTCTAATGCAATGGCTTTGGCATCCAGTGCCCTCATGATGGTGCTGACGACGGTGCTCAGCGCCCGGAGAAGACAGGACACCAGCGTGGATGCAGAGAAGGTGCAACACTTCACCCTTAAGAAGCAGGGAGGATACAACCTGGACGAGGCGATGTACAACGTCATACCAGCTGAGAAGGCAGCAAGAAAGAAGACTTCCAAGATGGAAGAGTTGTACGTACTCATCCAAAATTGGAAGAAAATGGGGAAACCCGTGATACTGCAGGAAGAACATAATGTACTCCTGGAAAAAGATGTGTCATTATCCAGCGATGACATAATGAATGGTGGATTATTTTTGTCTGAAAGCTTGGAATGTAAATTCACCAAGTGA